GTAATATCCGCCATATAATGACTGGTTAACAACACCGTTGCTTGATAACGGCGATTATATTCCGCTAAAAATTCCCGCACATTCACTTGAGCATTGACATCTAATCCTAACGTCGGTTCATCTAAAAATAAGACTTGCGGACGATGTAATAAAGCTGCCATTAATTCGGCTTTCATCCGTTCCCCTAAAGACAATTTTCTAACGGGTTGTTTTAACTTTCCTTCTAGGGATAACATCTCCGTTAATTCCCCCACCCGTTGCCGATATTCCGCATCCGATAGTCCATAAACAGCCGCATTAATTTTCAAAGAATCTAAGGTGGGTAAATCCCAAATTAATTGTTGTTTTTGCCCCATAACTAGGGTGATTTTTTGTAAAAATTTAGATTGACGTTTAAAGGGGGTATGGTGAGCCACTTCAACAAATCCACTAGAGGGATAAATTAACCCGGTTAGCATTTTTAATGTGGTGGTTTTTCCGGCCCCATTTGCCCCTAGAAATCCAACCACTTCACCGGATTCAATTTTAAAGGACACCCCCTGAACAGCCTGGACATTCCGATAGGTTCGTTTGAAGAAATGGCGAATTGTTCCTCGAAATCCAGGCTCTTTAATCGCAACGGGATAAACTTTACTTAATTGTTCAGCAACAATAATTGACATAAATTTATTTAAAATTTTCTGCTTAGACATCAGAAACCGGGTTTCTGTCGTGATCTTTCGTTGTTGAGTCCAGATTATTTGAGAAACCCGGTTTCTTGTTATAAAATTTTAGGGTGCGTTACACTTATGGGCAACGCACCCTAGATAGAATGATTGTGGCTTGATTTAAGCTCAATCAATTAATTAAATACATTTTCTGAACTTGAGGAGGGATCAGTTCCACCTTTGACTCTGGCTTTAGCTTTAGTTGCACTGCGTTTGAGGGCTTGCAGTCGAGCTTCATAACGCGCTTT
This is a stretch of genomic DNA from Planktothrix tepida PCC 9214. It encodes these proteins:
- a CDS encoding ABC transporter ATP-binding protein — translated: MSIIVAEQLSKVYPVAIKEPGFRGTIRHFFKRTYRNVQAVQGVSFKIESGEVVGFLGANGAGKTTTLKMLTGLIYPSSGFVEVAHHTPFKRQSKFLQKITLVMGQKQQLIWDLPTLDSLKINAAVYGLSDAEYRQRVGELTEMLSLEGKLKQPVRKLSLGERMKAELMAALLHRPQVLFLDEPTLGLDVNAQVNVREFLAEYNRRYQATVLLTSHYMADITALCKRVILIHQGQLIYDGSLEGLLERFAPYREVKIELEHCSGDTLASCQQKLLTYGEIESMEGQVVRLLVERDTLTATVAKILAEFNVLDLTVSDPPIEDVIGRVFKAGIVN